A single genomic interval of Gopherus evgoodei ecotype Sinaloan lineage chromosome 11, rGopEvg1_v1.p, whole genome shotgun sequence harbors:
- the LOC115660061 gene encoding cytochrome P450 27C1 isoform X2: protein MKSREGEQWLKMRSVLRQKILKPKDVAVFSEGVNEVITDLIKRIHTLRSQEEDGETVTNVNNLFFKYSMEGVATILYESRLGCLENNIPEKTVEYIEALELMFSMFKTTMYAGAIPKWLRPFIPKPWREFCRSWDGLFKFSQIHVDNKIKDIQSQLDQGEEVKGGLLTYLLLSKELTVEEIYANMTEMLLAGVDTTSFTLSWATYLLAKHPEVQQSVYEEIVNNLGKDQVPTSDDVPKLPMIRGLLKETLRLFPVLPGNGRVTQEDLVVGGYLIPKGTQLALCHYATSYEEENFPMANDFRPERWLRKDNMDRVDNFGSIPFGYGIRSCIGKRIAELEIHLALIQLLQNFEIKISPKTKPVKAKTHGLLTPGDSINVKFADRK from the exons GGAAGGGGAACAATGGCTAAAAATGAGGAGTGTACTAAGGCAGAAGATCCTGAAACCCAAGGATGTGGCTGTTTTCTCTGAAGGAGTCAATGAAGTTATCACAGATTTAATTAAGAGAATCCACACGCTCAGGAGTCAAGAGGAAGATGGGGAAACAGTGACCAATGTTAACAACCTTTTCTTCAAGTATTCCATGGAAG GTGTGGCAACTATTCTGTATGAATCCCGATTGGGCTGCCTGGAAAACAACATCCCAGAGAAGACTGTGGAATACATTGAGGCTCTGGAGTTGATGTTTAGCATGTTTAAGACAACTATGTATGCAGGGGCAATTCCCAAATGGCTTCGTCCATTTATTCCAAAACCCTGGAGAGAGTTCTGCAGATCCTGGGATGGACTCTTCAAATTTA GTCAAATCCACGTTGACAACAAGATAAAGGATATTCAGTCCCAGTTGGACCAAGGAGAAGAAGTAAAAGGTGGGCTACTCACTTATCTCCTACTGAGTAAAGAGCTTACGGTGGAAGAGATCTATGCCAATATGACTGAAATGCTTCTGGCAGGAGTGGATACA ACTTCTTTCACTTTGTCCTGGGCAACATACTTGTTGGCAAAGCATCCTGAAGTTCAGCAATCTGTGTATGAAGAGATAGTCAATAATCTGGGAAAAGATCAAGTTCCTACTTCAGATGATGTCCCCAAATTGCCAATGATTAGAGGCCTGCTCAAAGAAACTCTGAG GTTATTCCCAGTATTGCCAGGAAATGGTAGAGTAACACAAGAAGACTTGGTTGTTGGAGGATACTTGATACCTAAAGGG ACCCAGTTAGCACTCTGTCATTATGCTACATCGTATGAGGAAGAGAATTTCCCAATGGCAAATGATTTCCGACCTGAGCGCTGGCTGAGGAAAGACAATATGGACAGAGTGGACAACTTTGGTTCCATCCCGTTTGGTTATGGCATTCGCAGTTGTATAGGAAAAAGAATTGCAGAACTGGAAATTCACCTTGCACTGATTCAG CTGCTTCAGAATTTTGAGATCAAAATTTCTCCCAAAACTAAACCAGTCAAGGCCAAAACCCATGGACTTTTGACTCCTGGAGACTCCATCAATGTGAAATTTGCTGACAGGAAGTGA